A stretch of Triticum aestivum cultivar Chinese Spring chromosome 1D, IWGSC CS RefSeq v2.1, whole genome shotgun sequence DNA encodes these proteins:
- the LOC123180500 gene encoding 1-aminocyclopropane-1-carboxylate oxidase, with amino-acid sequence MVVPVIDFSKLHGAERAETMAQIADGCENWGFFQLVNHGIPLELLDRVKKVCSESYRLREAAFRSSEPVQTLERLAEAERRGEAVAPVDDMDWEDIFYLHDDNQWPSDPPAFKETMREYRAELKKLAERVMEAMDENLGLDKGRMKAAFTGDGLHAPFFGTKVSHYPPCPRPDLITGLRAHTDAGGVILLFQDDKVGGLEVLKDGEWLDVQPLADAIVVNTGDQVEVLSNGRYRSAWHRVLPMRNGNRRSIASFYNPAFEVAISPAVGEGAAAAYPDYVFGDYMDVYNKQKFEAKEPRFEAVKAPKAA; translated from the coding sequence ATGGTTGTTCCGGTGATCGACTTCTCGAAGCTCCACGGCGCCGAGAGGGCGGAGACCATGGCCCAGATCGCCGACGGCTGCGAGAACTGGGGCTTCTTCCAGCTGGTGAACCACGGCATCCCGCTGGAGCTCCTTGACCGCGTCAAGAAGGTGTGCTCCGAGAGCTACCGCCTCCGGGAGGCGGCGTTCCGGTCGTCCGAACCCGTGCAGACGTTGGAGAGGCTGGCGGAGGCggagcggcgcggcgaggcggtggcGCCCGTGGACGACATGGACTGGGAGGACATCTTCTACCTCCACGACGACAACCAGTGGCCCTCCGACCCGCCGGCCTTCAAGGAGACCATGCGGGAGTACCGCGCCGAGCTCAAGAAGCTCGCGGAGCGCGTCATGGAGGCCATGGACGAGAACCTCGGCCTGGACAAGGGACGCATGAAGGCCGCCTTCACCGGCGACGGCCTCCACGCGCCGTTCTTCGGCACCAAGGTCAGCCACTACCCGCCGTGCCCGCGCCCGGACCTCATCACCGGGCTCCGCGCGCACACCGACGCCGGCGGCGTCATCCTGCTGTTCCAAGACGACAAGGTCGGCGGCCTTGAGGTGCTCAAGGACGGCGAGTGGCTCGACGTGCAGCCGCTCGCCGACGCCATCGTCGTCAACACCGGCGACCAGGTGGAGGTGCTCAGCAACGGCCGCTACCGCAGCGCGTGGCACCGCGTCCTGCCCATGCGCAACGGCAACCGCCGCTCCATCGCGTCCTTCTACAACCCGGCGTTCGAGGTGGCCATCTCGCCGGCGGTGGGCGAAGGCGCCGCCGCCGCGTACCCGGACTACGTGTTCGGGGATTATATGGACGTGTACAACAAGCAGAAGTTCGAGGCCAAGGAGCCAAGATTCGAGGCCGTCAAGGCGCCAAAGGCAGCTTAA